From Impatiens glandulifera chromosome 7, dImpGla2.1, whole genome shotgun sequence:
AATAAATGTTacctaaattaaatatatacaaaaaaaaaaaaaaaaattaattgctAGGTTAATGACTTTTAATGTTGCTGTTTCGGTTGGGGGTTGGACCATTTTGGAAATGAGAAGCATTTATGTCATTTATTCTAAACTTAATTTTAGTTgaattacattaaaaataaaatactctcTGATTATAATACTCCATAAtaactattttcatgttttatgatatatttcatcattatttttcagATACATTAAATAGAGATATAAACTAACTGCACCGTTATGTAACGATCAAATTTATGTCATTTATTATAAACTTGATTTATGTCATTTATTCTAAACTTAAGtttagataattaaattttgattgtGTATATGGATGCAAATTCAACCGATACGAACCGTTGCACCGTTATGTAACGATCAAATCTTGAAAAtctttttatttgttgaatatatgatttaatatagaattttgatataataaaaatataatcaatgtAATaggaatataattaaaaattattctaaactTAATAATATACTTGAAACTATCTTGTTCTcagaaaaaaattatcattatcatttaGAGACGTTatcaattaattagaaaaatctCATTAAAAAGTAAGAagattattgttttatttatttaaaaaaaatcaaataactaataatacGGGCACTATTGCTCacaattaaaaacaaaacaaaaaaaatagtgaaaattaAGTTTGTTTTGCTCTAATTCATAGACTCACTTGGGTATGTTTTTTTacctttagttttttttttttttaacgaaACGAcgataaatcatttttaaaatttttttaatgaaaattaagttttttcCCCAAAATATGTATGATTTTATTTCCTTCTGAATGAATGAGTTAATAATTGAGAGGCAgagaaagtaaaataataagGTTATGTATATGAGTTTTCATATTTGTACCACTTTTTTAATCGGTCATAACCATGGGGTTGCTTGTGAAAAACATTATTGATagatattattatgattaagaAAATAACATATATCTAATTACTTCATTATCAGTTTTATGTCATTGTCCGTTTATCAAACTTATTAGGATATTCTTTTGAACAACCTTAATTTTAAATGACATGTGCAATTTGATCTAACAAAAATATGGgattaaatcttaattattaatatttggtaAATTATATGGTTAGATGGATTTCATTCTTATGCGGATCATATGGTTTAAGAAGTTTAACctaagtatatatatttgagattaAGAATCACTCAATTAGGATTGCTTTCTCAACACAATACttgtcaaaataattcaaataaattacttcaagaacaatattttaaaataatttattatttatttgtaagcTAAGAGATAATCTAATTTAAATctatgtatttttataattaattaatctaaacatataaattattaacagtATATGATGTATGATTTATTAGAAATTAGCTCATACATCTATCATGGTTACAATTTCTGATttcaacttaaattttatttaaaaaaaatgtttcgatcaattttattataaaatttatagtcGTTCAAATAGAATTACTAAAAACATATCGgtaaagataatttaaataaataagttattagagttaataaaaattataattatcgactcaatttgttaattttcaaataaaatctcatATAATGTTTTGAGATTATTACAAGTGATTGACTCATAATTCGATAAATTAAATCTTGTAGTCAGGCAAGTCAAAGAAATCCACATTATAGTACAACTTCTTCTGTAAGCTGCATTTATGATTGAAGTTGATTAAAAGATGATGTTTTctataataaacatttaaaagtccaatttagaaattaatgaagatttcaattttcaaaactgacaactaattaattaattcatttaggTTACTAACATGATTCCTTTTAAGTTGAAAACGTTATCAGTGAGTCAAAAGATAAAAACTTTATCaattattacttaaattaatataggtTATAGGTAATTGAACATGGGGAAAAATAAGATTTGCCCATATTGGAAACCTATATCCGAAATTGTTTtcgaaaaaattatatttgataattgtttttgAAATCTTTTTAGATAACTTAATATTGGTtgagataaatataatattttgaatataacttaattacacatttatatacattttttatatttaaattcagcTAAAATAAGAAATAGAGAATtcgtttaacatatatataaaaaaaaaaaaaaaagactattatctcgattaatatgtttttttagtcattttacttgattttttttaaaagtataatttttttctcaatcacattattatatttaataataatattactctttcattaaataaaatactttattttacttttttttaaaatataaaataacattttaataattcaatgaATTAAAACTTCAAACAACAAAATGGATGTAaggataataatttaaaaggtCTAGTAGTAACTGAATTGAATTTTCTGTTTAGGACGATTTTTCTCCAATTTGACTGAAGAATTTGACTGAAGAAGTGGCAGAAATGATAGTAAAAAAATCACCGAAGTAAAAACGAAACGGAGAGATAAGTATATTTCCCGCTACGCCGAACCGCCTCATTGCCATATGTATATGCTAGTtctcattaaaattatataaggaTGACTTCTAATACTatcaaccatttttttaaatgtgtttttaataacttatggtctaaataattttgttgtatattaataaaaagaaattgagaaaattttaaatggtctatttttttttatattaaactgaagaaatctaaccaaatcaaggtcataattttcaactatattattttaaaattaaaaaactactAAACAATCAACAAAAAGTCTAATTAGCTGTTTAAAGTAGCATTCTTTAATGATTTCAATTTAACCCCCAGAACAACAGTTACGCGCGTGAATATCACGCGCATCaaatcaaatctatttaataaaaatatctccAGTCCGGGCAGTTAATCGGGCAGACGGGCAGCAGTCAGCTGTCTGTTTCCCAAGCCATGTCACGAcaataaactttaaattaattacgAGAAAACGAATCTCTATTTTTCCAAACCTCAGCTTCGGGAGTTAGCTTCGGTTCACAAAAGGTGACTGCAAAAAGCCAAATCCCCCTTCCCAATCAGTAAAGAAGAGGAGAGAGAATTAAATAGCagagtttagagagagagagaggtaaGGAAAGAGGTTCggtattcaaaaaataaaaacatgggCCAGAACCAGAATCAGAtcttgaagatgaagaagaaaggaagGCCGTCAAAGGTAGATCTAGCTGATCGTGCTGTTTTCAAGAAATCGGTTTCTCCGGCGACGGAAAACGATGTCCGACGTAGTCTCCGGCGAAGGACTGTCAGGTACTGTTTAGACTATGATGATTTCTTTATCGATGATTTCGATGGTGGtgaggaagaagatgatgatgaagaagaagaacaacagaggaggagagaaaagaagatgaaatttcTAATGCAGAAGAGTAAAGAAGATGATGATCCTGAGTCAACCCTGAGTCGGCGGCGAGTTAATTACACAACCCATGTTTCACCTTCATCATCTGATAACAACGAAgatcatgaagaagaagaagaagaggtatAAACTGGACATGGGTTTTCTGAAAAATGATGAATTTGAGAATGAGAtgagtttattatatatatctacagggaaagagagagagagtgtaCAGCTCAGCAGAAATCactgagatttttttttttttttttttgtatttggtCCTGACTTCAAGCTTTCTCTCTTGCTGGCCAATCGCCATGTATGTATCATATATGTCGGGAGATTGATTTCAACTGTCGAGTCAactgtcaaaaaaaaaaaacaaaaaaaaaactacccCCCACACAGAATCTTCTATCTGTCATTTTCCTTGTCTCTGTTTTCTGTCACTCTCCATAGTGATGACAGTAGTTCAAGTTATGGTTAAGTGATTTGGATTTCACAATTGGTTATATGACAGGTTAGATGCAAAACAGAGAGGAAGAGTTATAAAGAAGGAGATGATTCTGCTCCAGGTACAAATTCAACTGTTCATTCTGTTGAATTCATTGATtttgatttcaattttgattttaggGACTCCAGATAGAGTTCCTCCATTGCCAGATAAGAAGACATTGGAGTTGATTCTTGATAAACTTCAAAAGTaagtaaataatacaaattgaattgatcttcttgttcttgtttttcTCTAAAATATCGTTGTTTGTGAAACAGGAAGGATATTTATGGTGTGTATGCTGAACCAGTTGATCCTGAAGAGGTAATATTCTTATATGGTCATATTCTATATGTTCTATTTATGTCAAAATTAATTGAATCTATCTAATGtatattcttcttcttgatgTAGCTTCCAGATTACCATGATGTGGTTGAGTTTCCTATGGATTTCTCTACTGTGAGGAAGAAACTTTCGAATGGATCATATGTCGCATTGGAACAATTTGAGGTCAGTTTGAAGAGTGTTATTTGGGTAAAtcaggttatttgaaaaacaatcATGTTTGAAGATTATGTGAGTTATTTCGGTTGGAAAATACCCTTTGTACTAGGTGGTTATATCATAGGTGATGGATGATATAtcagattatattatttggggTTATTTGAGTAAAATGCATTAAGGTTATTTTGGTTCATGATTTCATTGATGTCTAAATTGTTAATCATTAGTtagttttttgaaaataattccaCAAAAACCCACATCAAATTTTATGATAACCCTAGTTGATGGTAATCAGTTATCTGAAAAACAACCTGCTTGATGATTATGTGAGTTATTTTAGTTGGGAAAGACCAAAATACCCTTTGCACTGGGTGGTTATATCATAGGTGATGAGATATCAGATTACATTATTTGGGGTTATTTGAGTAAAATGTcattaaagaatattttagttcaaatgatttgattgatgagtaaattgttattattaattaaatacatatatctTCATTCAAATTAACTTTTTTGAATCCTATTTTTATTATACGCGAGGAGCtagatagtttttttttttataaataatcccACAAAAACTCACATCAAACAAGGGTTAGGTTTGATAAACCTAATGGATGGTTAATCAGTTCATctgaaaaaaaatcatgtttgatAATTATGTGAGTTATTTTGGCTCGAAGACCAAAACACCCTTTGTACTGGTTAGTTATATGATAGGCGATGAAATATCAGATTATATTATTCGGGGTTACTCAAGTAAAATGCATTAAGAGTATTTTGGTTCATGATTTTATTGATGtgtaaattgttaattttttgaaataatcccACAAAAGTTCACATCAAACAAGGGCTATGCTTGATAACCCTAATTGATGGTAAATCAGTTTACCTATTGGAAAAGACAAAAGCACCCTTTGTACTAGgtgattattatattataagtgATGACTGATGAGATAACAGATGATATTATTTGGGGTTATTTGAGTGAAAtgtcattaaataatatttttgtttatgctTTGATTGATGAGTAAATTGCTAATGGAATAGTTAGTTATCTGAAAATAATCTCACAACCACAAGCAAGGCCTAGGTTTGGTAACCATAATGGATGGTCAAACCATGTATCACAACGAATTCCCAAACCAAATTGATCAACATCGTCGTATCTCTTAATCTTCCTAAGAAGAAACTGAGTTTTCATAACTGAATCAAACTCGAGAAGTGATACTAAACATGTTTTTGGTCTGCAATTAATGGATTATTTGTTTTGGATCTTGTTTGCAGAGTGATGTTTATCTCATTTGTACAAATGCAATGCAATATAATTCAGCAGATACAATATATCATAAACAGGTATATAAGTCTCTCTTTTTTGCTCTCCATTTCAATTGTAAAtttttatggttttttttttcgaaaaaagGCAAGGACCATACAAGAGATGGCAGAAAGGAAATTTCAGAGGTTAAGAATGGCAGCTGAAAGGAGAAGATGTTGTgagaaagaagaagtgaagttgttaaagaagaagaaacctcTGACTACTGTAAACAGTAGCCGGAATTTACAAGAAGCCATTGTTGGTTCCGATTTCTCATCTGGTGCTACACTTGCGACAccacctcctcctccacctcctttCGATGCAAATTCTTTGTTCATTGATGGAGAAGATCTTTCGGGTAATTTCTGCACCAATTAAAGTAGTTTGTGGCTTCTGTTTATCTTTTTAAGCGTTCCAAAATACCTGAATTTCGCATGACACTGTTGTATAAGTGAAAGTTTCCTCTTATGTATGTGGTTTATTCCCGTAATAAGTTTCCACGTAGATCTTATGTTATTTACGTGTGTTTTTCTTTGTCATTGATTTATAATAGGTAGAAAGGCTATTTTCTCGAAATTTGGAAAGAATTCATCATTGCAAGATGAGAACCGACGAGCTACTTACAATCAACACATCGTGAAATCAGATTCAATATTCTCCACGTTCGAAAGCGAAGCCAAGCATCTCGTTGCAGTATGTGAAggagaatttaataaaaaaaatactctagttttttaaaaaaaataaaaaatacaattttgtgactaatattttttttttgaaaatttctgAATCAGGTAGGACCACACACAGATAATTCCTATGCAAGGAGTCTCGCCCGTTTCGCTGCAACACTCGGACCCATTGCATGGAAAGTTGCATCGAAGAGGATTGAACAGGCTCTGCCCTCGGGTTCAAAATTCGGGCCAGGTTGGGTTGGTGAATACGAGCCACTTCCCAACCCAACAATTTTACTTGTGGAAAAATCTCCACAGAATTGTGAAACTATAAGTCCTAAATTGAAAAACCATATTACCAATCAAGCCCCTGTTTCTTCTTCATTATCATCTTCTGCTGCTGTTACCCAATTAAGAGCTGATCATCATCCACAAAAGAAGCCAAAGAAAACAAGCATTGAACCCGTAAAACAAATTCAAGTCGAGCAGAGTTTCAAGCCACAAACTGTTAAAATTGAGCCAGAAAATGCTCAAAAACAGAATAAACCCGTAAATGTTCCAAGCAATGCTGCTCAAGCTGCAGCCCGAGTATGGATGTCAGTTGGAGCTTCGGTTAATACAAATACCAATCAGAAGAAGAATCCTGATTCTTCTtcgttttataataataatcaacaACCACCACCTCAAGTTTCGCGGTTTCGTGGAGAGTTTCCATTTCCTGGGATGATGATGCATTTTCAGCCATCGATGACAGGAATGGGGAATGAAGGTCAATTTCAGAGCAATAGTAGTAGTATTAGACCACAAATGGTTTTCCCACAGTTGATTACAGCAGATTTGTCTAGATTTCAGCAGGTTCAATCTCCTCGAAGACAAAAACAGGAATCTTTCGCACCCGATTTGAATATTAGTTTTCAATCATCGGGATCTCCTGGGCAATCTTCGTCTCAACAACAGCCCGACTTAGCATTACAATTGTGAAGAGGTTGTTGTTGGTTGGTACCCATTTTCTTGTCATGTTTTTAGGTATTGAATTACAGCTTTTGAGGTCtagattttgtttgtttataggTTTATGATGCCGAAAATTATAGCCAACTAAACTAATTGATTAGATGTATGCCTTTTTATTATTCATCGCCATTAATTTTTGTCCTGGGATTGTTATTGTGTATCTTGGACGAATTCTTCCTCGATTTAATGATGATGAATGGTTTCTACTCAAGTTTTTCTATCAAAGGATTCTGAGTATCTAACTCATAGATTCTTCCTCAAAGGAATGGGTATGCCAAGAGAGTTTGAAGGGTCTCCTTTAGTTACAAGCTCTAAcaaaattgttttgaattactcatacaaaaatctaaaaaaaatggaGTCTCTCGTACCCAAGTAGCTATCGAAATTAATCCTTAGAGATGTTTTTTTTATGCTCGAGCAAAACGAATCTAGATCGAGATTCCTCACTAAGTAGTTGTCTCAATCAAGACTATTTTCTCGGGATTTACTTTTTAACCCTAGTCATCCTATTGTAATAAACTTGAATTGATACAACTTAATGAATCAAATCATAAGTTGTAACACTATGGGAAAACTGATGAATGATTACAAGTTACAACATCATGCAATGGAGTGCAAACTTTAGTGAGTGTAAATGCATGTCTCTATCACCTCAACAATGGAAAGTAACTCGAGcccggttttaaaaaatatgccttcaaaaacaaaaacaaattgtcGGGCTACAAATAACCCTCAGGAGGCAAGAAGTTATTAGCATCTATACAATgatacaaatatcattttctatcACTCATGTCCACATGAACCAAAtattagttttgtttttttattaaggtttattttctaaaaaaacttaTTACTATTTAATGTTATATAAACTTAAAAGTATGGTCACAGATTCTATCTGAAAACAAATGGTTACGGATTATATCTgaaagcgttttgagtttaaacaAAAACCATGATCGTGGGGTGTCATGTCAGTTCTCATTTAATTCCCTAAAAAAAACAGCATGAACCAAATAGttgttattaaattaaaaaaaaaaaagaaataataaacatCAGCGTTTGTAGTCCAACGGTTAGGATAATTGCCTTCCAAGCAATAGACCCGGGTTCGACTCCCGGCAGACgcatttaaatttcattttaaaaatgatttttttcggTTAGGATAATTGCCTTCAAAGCAATAAACCCGGGTTCGACTTTCATTGACAAATGATTCAGGCCTGATAATGATAGATAAATGGTGATTCATTGATGTGatgaaattttatctaatatgTACAATATCTACAAGCAGGCATCAAatggtttgaaaattgaaactATCTGCTATACCAATCATTATTAGGTTTTGTCATTACTAATTTTACCCAATTGTTGTATTGGTTTTACAAGCAGTACTATGGGATCATCCTAATATGTTATTTGGGTGCATAGTTCATATTTTAAGAGTGCAATTTATTAAGAGAGTTTTATGTATTATTGAATGGGTATTGTACAATAGAGAATCTTCTTATACACATATGCGACTCTTTATTTATGGAAGgagtataaataaaaatcatactACAGTAATCAACTTTCAATTTACGGAATCTACACCCACACCTTACATAATTTTCATTGTTTCCAATATTCTACATGAAAATATTTACAACTTAGATGGTAAAACTTGACTGTTTGGAAGGCTCAAAGTCGACTTTGATTTATGAATACTTACAACTGGATTGTTAACATCATTATAACAATTTCTGTGGAAGAACGAAGAAAAATTTATGCAGATTACTATGGGTTTTCTAttcctattttattttgtagtttTTCACTACTTTCTTTCATACTAATCAAACACCTGAAATAACTAGGTTTCACTTCAAAATTTTACATTCCTTTCTACTTGATCAAACAAGATTATCTAATCAAATAGGATTCAAGTCATTTGATTATCTATCTGGAATGCCAAAGCACCACTGAGTATGAATTACCAATTTATGGTTTCTGAGCATTGTGTAGAGGGTGATATTGGGATATAAGGGATCTAATGAATTTCTTCCAATAAATCACCATTTATCTATCATCAGATTGATCATATATTTAGAGTTTGGCGAGTATTGAAACACGCCCTTACCTTCCACGCTCCGCGTCACGAGAATACCTTTCACGTCGCAGGAAGGGGTATTTTGGACTTTGTATATGCCAAAAACGTCATTTTTACAAACATTG
This genomic window contains:
- the LOC124945578 gene encoding uncharacterized protein LOC124945578 isoform X2, producing the protein MGQNQNQILKMKKKGRPSKVDLADRAVFKKSVSPATENDVRRSLRRRTVRYCLDYDDFFIDDFDGGEEEDDDEEEEQQRRREKKMKFLMQKSKEDDDPESTLSRRRVNYTTHVSPSSSDNNEDHEEEEEEVRCKTERKSYKEGDDSAPDRVPPLPDKKTLELILDKLQKKDIYGVYAEPVDPEELPDYHDVVEFPMDFSTVRKKLSNGSYVALEQFESDVYLICTNAMQYNSADTIYHKQARTIQEMAERKFQRLRMAAERRRCCEKEEVKLLKKKKPLTTVNSSRNLQEAIVGSDFSSGATLATPPPPPPPFDANSLFIDGEDLSGRKAIFSKFGKNSSLQDENRRATYNQHIVKSDSIFSTFESEAKHLVAVGPHTDNSYARSLARFAATLGPIAWKVASKRIEQALPSGSKFGPGWVGEYEPLPNPTILLVEKSPQNCETISPKLKNHITNQAPVSSSLSSSAAVTQLRADHHPQKKPKKTSIEPVKQIQVEQSFKPQTVKIEPENAQKQNKPVNVPSNAAQAAARVWMSVGASVNTNTNQKKNPDSSSFYNNNQQPPPQVSRFRGEFPFPGMMMHFQPSMTGMGNEGQFQSNSSSIRPQMVFPQLITADLSRFQQVQSPRRQKQESFAPDLNISFQSSGSPGQSSSQQQPDLALQL
- the LOC124945578 gene encoding uncharacterized protein LOC124945578 isoform X1; translated protein: MGQNQNQILKMKKKGRPSKVDLADRAVFKKSVSPATENDVRRSLRRRTVRYCLDYDDFFIDDFDGGEEEDDDEEEEQQRRREKKMKFLMQKSKEDDDPESTLSRRRVNYTTHVSPSSSDNNEDHEEEEEEVRCKTERKSYKEGDDSAPGTPDRVPPLPDKKTLELILDKLQKKDIYGVYAEPVDPEELPDYHDVVEFPMDFSTVRKKLSNGSYVALEQFESDVYLICTNAMQYNSADTIYHKQARTIQEMAERKFQRLRMAAERRRCCEKEEVKLLKKKKPLTTVNSSRNLQEAIVGSDFSSGATLATPPPPPPPFDANSLFIDGEDLSGRKAIFSKFGKNSSLQDENRRATYNQHIVKSDSIFSTFESEAKHLVAVGPHTDNSYARSLARFAATLGPIAWKVASKRIEQALPSGSKFGPGWVGEYEPLPNPTILLVEKSPQNCETISPKLKNHITNQAPVSSSLSSSAAVTQLRADHHPQKKPKKTSIEPVKQIQVEQSFKPQTVKIEPENAQKQNKPVNVPSNAAQAAARVWMSVGASVNTNTNQKKNPDSSSFYNNNQQPPPQVSRFRGEFPFPGMMMHFQPSMTGMGNEGQFQSNSSSIRPQMVFPQLITADLSRFQQVQSPRRQKQESFAPDLNISFQSSGSPGQSSSQQQPDLALQL